In the genome of Actinomadura graeca, one region contains:
- a CDS encoding DUF3048 domain-containing protein — translation MRIARETALRGRTAAGIAALTALAGGLAACSDDRGPEGAAPPHAGGTGPSGAAAPATHPFTGGRTGLRNPVLAVKIENTAPALPQSGVSAADIVYVEQVEGGETRLMAVYSSRLPRRVGPVRSARISDLHILPQFGRPAFAFSGVQSKMKKYIREAPVYDISQDNGGAAYFRAGPKPIPYNLYADPRNLLKQAPQAGPPRDIGFRFGPAPEGGRPTRSFTARWPAATMGFTWSAAQRRWLASWGGRPDLAAEGGRLGGRTIVVQYARTTRSPFHDFLGSYTPLIHTTGTGRALVLRDGKSYQARWSRPTEAQGTTYTTPDGKPIGFAPGQVWVVLLNDGKPRIP, via the coding sequence GTGCGAATCGCGCGGGAGACAGCCCTCCGGGGCAGGACGGCCGCGGGGATCGCGGCCCTCACCGCCCTCGCCGGCGGCCTCGCCGCCTGCTCCGATGACCGCGGCCCCGAGGGCGCCGCGCCGCCGCACGCCGGGGGGACCGGGCCGTCCGGCGCCGCGGCGCCCGCGACGCATCCCTTCACCGGAGGCAGGACCGGCCTGCGGAACCCGGTGCTCGCCGTCAAGATCGAGAACACGGCCCCGGCGCTGCCGCAGTCCGGGGTGTCGGCCGCCGACATCGTCTACGTCGAGCAGGTCGAGGGCGGCGAGACGCGGCTCATGGCGGTCTACTCGTCCCGGCTGCCGCGGCGGGTCGGGCCCGTCCGCAGCGCCCGCATCTCCGACCTGCACATCCTGCCGCAGTTCGGCCGCCCCGCCTTCGCCTTCTCCGGCGTCCAGAGCAAGATGAAGAAGTACATCCGCGAGGCGCCGGTGTACGACATTTCCCAGGACAACGGCGGCGCCGCCTACTTCCGCGCCGGGCCCAAGCCCATCCCGTACAACCTCTACGCCGACCCGAGGAACCTCCTCAAGCAGGCGCCCCAGGCCGGGCCGCCCCGCGACATCGGCTTCCGCTTCGGCCCGGCGCCCGAGGGCGGCAGGCCCACCCGGTCCTTCACCGCCCGGTGGCCGGCCGCCACCATGGGCTTCACCTGGTCGGCCGCGCAGCGCCGCTGGCTGGCGAGCTGGGGCGGGCGGCCCGACCTCGCGGCCGAGGGCGGGCGGCTCGGCGGCCGGACGATCGTCGTCCAGTACGCCCGGACGACCCGCTCCCCCTTCCATGACTTCCTCGGCAGCTACACCCCCCTGATCCACACGACCGGCACCGGCCGCGCGCTCGTCCTGCGCGACGGCAAGTCCTACCAGGCGCGATGGTCGCGGCCCACGGAGGCGCAGGGCACCACCTACACCACCCCCGACGGCAAGCCGATCGGCTTCGCGCCCGGGCAGGTCTGGGTCGTCCTGCTGAACGACGGCAAGCCCCGCATCCCCTAG
- a CDS encoding polysaccharide deacetylase family protein encodes MEDAGEVRRPEEPGRRRVVRRLGLAAGGLLAAGAGFAAEEAWRRQDPPTPASAASVDSWQPPGSQVDVVWTVDTARRLIALTFDDGPMERWTPQALDALDAEGVPATFFVVGSRLARNADLVRGRLDRHEVGNHTWQHDDLSRMSHRSAYRSIHRTHEAIRQVTGREPRLLRPPWGRLGGTTLHVAAEHGYDIALWSLLVQDRRFGDEPSELVDTVVANARPGTILLAHDVGAPSRKVAVQQLPAMIRGLRARGFEFVTVSQLREAGSRGGATSARPVVAPKPQRRP; translated from the coding sequence ATGGAAGACGCGGGGGAGGTGCGGCGGCCCGAGGAGCCCGGCCGCCGCCGGGTGGTCAGGAGGCTCGGCCTGGCCGCCGGGGGACTGCTGGCCGCCGGCGCCGGATTCGCCGCCGAGGAGGCGTGGCGCAGGCAGGACCCGCCGACGCCCGCGTCGGCGGCGTCGGTGGACTCCTGGCAGCCGCCCGGGAGCCAGGTCGACGTCGTGTGGACCGTCGACACCGCGCGGCGCCTCATCGCGCTGACCTTCGACGACGGGCCGATGGAGCGGTGGACGCCGCAGGCCCTCGACGCCCTGGACGCCGAGGGGGTCCCGGCGACGTTCTTCGTCGTCGGCAGCCGGCTCGCCCGCAACGCCGACCTGGTCAGGGGACGCCTGGACCGCCACGAGGTCGGCAACCACACCTGGCAGCACGACGACCTGTCGCGGATGAGCCACCGCAGCGCCTACCGCTCCATCCACCGCACCCACGAGGCGATCAGGCAGGTCACCGGCCGGGAGCCGCGGCTGCTGCGCCCGCCGTGGGGCCGGCTCGGCGGCACCACCCTGCACGTCGCCGCCGAGCACGGCTACGACATCGCGCTGTGGTCGCTGCTGGTGCAGGACCGCCGGTTCGGGGACGAGCCGTCCGAGCTCGTGGACACCGTCGTCGCCAACGCCCGGCCCGGCACGATCCTGCTCGCCCACGACGTCGGCGCGCCGAGCCGCAAGGTCGCCGTCCAGCAGCTGCCCGCCATGATCCGGGGCCTGCGGGCCCGGGGGTTCGAGTTCGTCACGGTGTCGCAGCTCCGGGAGGCGGGCTCGCGCGGCGGCGCCACGTCGGCGCGGCCGGTCGTCGCGCCGAAGCCGCAGAGGCGGCCCTAG
- the pdxT gene encoding pyridoxal 5'-phosphate synthase glutaminase subunit PdxT produces the protein MTAVPTIGVLALQGDVREHARALEAAGARALDVRRPEELERVDGLVLPGGESTAMWRLARAFDLLEPLRKRIEAGMPAYGSCAGMIMLADRIRDGVAGQETVGGIDMTVRRNAFGRQVDSFEADVPLTGMDGAPFHAVFIRAPWVESVGDAVEVLGRAEGGPNAGRIVAVRQGRLMATAFHPELTGDFRVHHYFADLVRRATEED, from the coding sequence GTGACTGCTGTGCCGACGATCGGAGTGCTCGCCCTCCAGGGCGACGTGCGCGAACACGCCCGGGCGCTGGAGGCCGCGGGCGCGCGGGCCCTCGACGTGCGCCGCCCCGAGGAACTGGAGCGCGTGGACGGCCTGGTCCTGCCCGGCGGCGAGTCCACCGCGATGTGGCGGCTGGCCCGCGCGTTCGACCTGCTGGAGCCGCTGCGCAAGCGGATCGAGGCCGGGATGCCCGCCTACGGCTCCTGCGCCGGCATGATCATGCTCGCCGACCGGATCCGCGACGGCGTGGCCGGCCAGGAGACCGTCGGCGGGATCGACATGACCGTGCGGCGCAACGCCTTCGGCCGCCAGGTGGACTCCTTCGAGGCGGACGTTCCGCTGACCGGAATGGACGGAGCGCCGTTCCACGCCGTTTTCATCCGCGCCCCGTGGGTCGAGTCCGTCGGCGACGCCGTCGAGGTGCTCGGACGCGCCGAGGGCGGTCCGAACGCCGGTAGGATCGTCGCCGTCCGTCAAGGCCGCCTCATGGCGACCGCCTTCCACCCTGAACTGACGGGCGACTTCCGCGTGCACCACTACTTCGCCGATCTGGTGCGCCGGGCGACCGAGGAGGATTGA
- a CDS encoding phosphatidylinositol mannoside acyltransferase: protein MTARRGSGPAPPRPPVPLRDEVMDAAYALGWTVVRKMPERAARLAFTALADRTWHRHGAGVRQLERNLCRVLGKRGVDDEVRVLSKKVLRSYFRYWLEVFRLPEYDRERILGRMRVTGEKKIFTNLDAGRGVILALPHMGNYEHAGAWLVHNGHPFTTVAERLRPESLFDRFVEFREGLGMEVLAHRGASAFGLMARRLRAGRPVCLVVDRDLTATGVDVEFFGATARMPAVAAALAVQTGAALIPVTLWYEGEYWAARVHEEIPVPDEGVRQERIQAMTQEMARVFEEGIAAHPEDWHMLQKVWVEDLPEGGR from the coding sequence ATGACCGCGCGGCGCGGCTCCGGGCCCGCGCCGCCCCGCCCGCCCGTGCCGCTCCGCGACGAGGTCATGGACGCCGCGTACGCGCTGGGCTGGACGGTCGTCCGCAAGATGCCCGAGCGGGCGGCGCGGCTGGCGTTCACGGCGCTCGCCGACCGGACCTGGCACCGGCACGGGGCGGGCGTCCGGCAGCTGGAGAGGAACCTGTGCCGGGTCCTCGGCAAGCGGGGGGTGGACGATGAGGTCCGCGTCCTCAGCAAGAAGGTGCTGCGGTCCTACTTCCGCTACTGGCTGGAGGTCTTCCGGCTCCCCGAGTACGACCGGGAGCGGATCCTCGGCCGGATGCGGGTCACCGGCGAGAAGAAGATCTTCACCAACCTCGACGCCGGCCGGGGCGTGATCCTGGCCCTGCCCCACATGGGCAACTACGAGCACGCCGGCGCCTGGCTCGTCCACAACGGCCACCCCTTCACCACCGTCGCCGAGCGTCTCAGGCCCGAGTCGCTGTTCGACCGGTTCGTGGAGTTCCGCGAGGGTCTCGGCATGGAGGTCCTGGCCCACCGGGGCGCGTCCGCGTTCGGGCTGATGGCGCGGCGGCTGCGCGCCGGGCGCCCGGTGTGCCTGGTCGTCGACCGCGACCTGACCGCGACCGGCGTGGACGTCGAGTTCTTCGGCGCGACGGCCCGGATGCCCGCGGTGGCGGCCGCCCTGGCGGTCCAGACGGGCGCCGCGCTGATCCCCGTGACACTGTGGTACGAGGGCGAGTACTGGGCGGCACGTGTGCACGAGGAGATCCCCGTCCCTGACGAGGGCGTCAGACAGGAGAGGATCCAGGCCATGACCCAGGAGATGGCGCGCGTCTTCGAGGAGGGCATCGCGGCCCACCCGGAGGACTGGCACATGCTGCAGAAGGTCTGGGTGGAGGATCTTCCGGAGGGCGGCCGATGA
- a CDS encoding YebC/PmpR family DNA-binding transcriptional regulator — MSGHSKWATTKHKKAALDAKRGKLFAKLIKNIEVAARTGGGDPDANPTLYDAIYKAKKNSVPNDNIERARKRGAGEEAGGADWQNITYEGYAPGGVAVLIECLTDNRNRAASEVRVALTRNGGSLADPGSVSYMFNRKGVVIVPKAGVGEDDLMMAVLDAGAEEVNDLDEENFEVVSEAGDLVAVRSALQDAGIDYESAESKFLPSVTVPLDEDNAKRVFRLLDALEDSDDVQDVYANFDVSDEIMEQIDA, encoded by the coding sequence ATGTCCGGCCATTCCAAATGGGCGACGACCAAGCACAAGAAGGCGGCCCTCGACGCCAAGCGGGGCAAGCTCTTCGCCAAGCTGATCAAGAACATCGAGGTGGCGGCCCGCACCGGCGGCGGCGACCCCGACGCGAACCCCACCCTGTACGACGCGATCTACAAGGCGAAGAAGAACTCCGTCCCCAACGACAACATCGAGCGCGCGCGCAAGCGCGGCGCCGGTGAGGAGGCGGGCGGCGCCGACTGGCAGAACATCACCTACGAGGGCTACGCCCCCGGCGGTGTCGCCGTGCTCATCGAGTGCTTGACCGACAACCGCAACCGGGCCGCCTCGGAGGTCCGGGTGGCCCTCACCCGCAACGGCGGCTCCCTCGCCGACCCGGGCTCGGTCTCCTACATGTTCAACCGCAAGGGCGTCGTCATCGTCCCGAAGGCGGGCGTGGGCGAGGACGACCTGATGATGGCGGTGCTGGACGCGGGCGCCGAGGAGGTCAACGACCTCGACGAGGAGAACTTCGAGGTCGTCAGCGAGGCGGGCGACCTGGTCGCCGTCCGCAGCGCCCTCCAGGACGCCGGCATCGACTACGAGTCGGCCGAGAGCAAGTTCCTGCCGAGCGTCACCGTCCCGCTCGACGAGGACAACGCCAAGCGGGTCTTCCGCCTCCTGGACGCCCTGGAGGACTCCGACGACGTCCAGGACGTCTACGCCAACTTCGACGTCTCCGACGAGATCATGGAGCAGATCGACGCCTGA
- the pdxS gene encoding pyridoxal 5'-phosphate synthase lyase subunit PdxS yields MPVSTSSPAPENAAPETGTARVKRGMAEMLKGGVIMDVVTPDQAKIAEDAGAVAVMALERVPADIRAEGGISRMSDPDMIDGIISAVSIPVMAKARIGHFVEARVLQALGVDYVDESEVLTPADYDNHIDKWAFTVPFVCGATSLGEALRRITEGAAMIRSKGEAGTGDVSNATTHMRRIRQEIRRLRSLPEDELYVAAKELQAPYELVKEVAAAGKLPVVLFTAGGIATPADAAMMMQLGAEGVFVGSGIFKSGNPAQRAEAIVKATTFHDDPDVIAKVSRGLGEAMVGISAASLGEDQKFAGRGW; encoded by the coding sequence ATGCCCGTGTCAACTTCCAGTCCCGCCCCCGAGAACGCCGCGCCCGAGACCGGGACCGCCCGCGTCAAGCGCGGCATGGCGGAGATGCTCAAGGGCGGCGTGATCATGGACGTCGTCACGCCCGACCAGGCGAAGATCGCCGAGGACGCCGGCGCCGTGGCGGTCATGGCCCTGGAGCGGGTGCCCGCCGACATCCGCGCCGAGGGCGGCATCTCCCGGATGAGCGACCCCGACATGATCGACGGGATCATCTCCGCGGTGTCCATCCCGGTGATGGCCAAGGCCCGCATCGGCCACTTCGTCGAGGCGCGGGTGCTCCAGGCCCTCGGCGTCGACTACGTCGACGAGTCCGAGGTGCTCACCCCGGCCGACTACGACAACCACATCGACAAGTGGGCGTTCACCGTGCCGTTCGTGTGCGGCGCGACGAGCCTCGGCGAGGCGCTGCGCCGCATCACCGAGGGCGCGGCGATGATCCGCTCCAAGGGCGAGGCCGGCACCGGCGACGTCTCGAACGCCACGACCCACATGCGCCGGATCCGGCAGGAGATCCGCCGGCTGCGGTCGCTGCCCGAGGACGAGCTGTACGTCGCCGCCAAGGAGCTCCAGGCGCCCTACGAGCTGGTCAAGGAGGTCGCGGCGGCCGGGAAGCTGCCCGTCGTGCTGTTCACCGCCGGCGGGATCGCCACCCCAGCGGACGCCGCGATGATGATGCAGCTCGGCGCCGAGGGCGTGTTCGTCGGCTCCGGCATCTTCAAGTCCGGCAACCCCGCGCAGCGGGCCGAGGCGATCGTCAAGGCCACCACCTTCCACGACGACCCCGACGTGATCGCCAAGGTCTCCCGGGGCCTCGGCGAGGCCATGGTGGGTATCAGCGCCGCCTCCCTCGGCGAGGACCAGAAGTTCGCCGGCCGCGGCTGGTGA
- a CDS encoding DUF6928 family protein — protein sequence MAWSVALACASAGEPTEVFRPGLVADPDAAAAIARGLYPADSLTETGDTVLDFALWPYEDELFVGAFERALLLCDRRLFCLDDDARRIADTAAAALPGSHCGVLVLHNVIRGCWFRWYESGELRRDVFVTAEDGVIVDQGERLPAEAPFWRPIDEGGADVPLPFDPEEFGLALAEEHMFGRGIAHRGKDGFLPLELPLRRFKHA from the coding sequence ATGGCTTGGTCGGTCGCGCTGGCATGCGCGAGCGCGGGTGAACCAACCGAGGTGTTCCGGCCGGGCCTGGTGGCCGATCCGGACGCCGCCGCGGCCATAGCCCGCGGACTCTATCCGGCGGACAGCCTCACCGAGACCGGTGACACCGTCCTGGATTTCGCGTTGTGGCCGTACGAGGACGAGCTGTTCGTCGGCGCGTTCGAGCGGGCGCTGCTGCTGTGCGACCGGCGGCTGTTCTGCCTCGACGACGACGCCCGCCGGATCGCCGACACGGCCGCGGCGGCCCTGCCGGGCTCGCACTGCGGCGTGCTCGTCCTGCACAACGTCATCCGCGGGTGCTGGTTCCGCTGGTACGAGTCCGGTGAGCTGCGCCGGGACGTCTTCGTGACAGCCGAGGACGGCGTCATCGTCGACCAGGGCGAGCGGCTGCCCGCCGAGGCGCCGTTCTGGCGGCCCATCGACGAGGGCGGAGCCGACGTGCCGCTGCCCTTCGACCCGGAGGAGTTCGGGCTGGCGCTCGCGGAGGAGCACATGTTCGGCCGCGGCATCGCCCACCGCGGCAAGGACGGCTTCCTGCCGCTGGAGCTCCCGCTGCGCCGCTTCAAGCACGCCTGA
- a CDS encoding thiol-disulfide oxidoreductase DCC family protein yields the protein MTTRERPVLVYDGDCGFCTSSVRFLERRVPVDATIVAFQFADLDALGTTAERARHEVLWIDRAGRVSGGAEAIGRLLTDAGGLWRAAGVVMRVPPVSWAAHLVYRLVADNRHRMPGGTAACMLPPAGRPGAAD from the coding sequence ATGACCACGCGGGAGCGGCCCGTGCTGGTGTACGACGGGGACTGCGGGTTCTGCACGTCCTCGGTGCGGTTCCTGGAGCGGCGGGTCCCCGTGGACGCCACGATCGTCGCCTTCCAGTTCGCCGACCTCGACGCGCTCGGCACCACGGCGGAGCGGGCCCGGCACGAGGTGCTGTGGATCGACCGGGCCGGGCGGGTCTCCGGCGGCGCGGAGGCGATCGGGCGGCTGCTGACCGACGCGGGCGGCCTCTGGCGGGCGGCCGGCGTCGTGATGCGCGTCCCGCCGGTCAGCTGGGCGGCCCACCTCGTGTACCGGCTCGTCGCGGACAACCGGCACCGGATGCCGGGCGGCACGGCCGCCTGCATGCTCCCGCCGGCGGGCCGGCCCGGCGCGGCGGACTGA
- the pgsA gene encoding phosphatidylinositol phosphate synthase, translating to MLNRIRPALGRVLTPIGQAVARTGVSPNAITVIGTVGVAAGALVLFPRGEFFWGTMVITAFVLFDMLDGAVARVTGKISKFGAFLDSTMDRVADAAIFSGLMIGLYRDGQEQLAAVALYCLVSGVVVSYAKARAEGLGYTCDVGIAERAERLIVALVAAGFDGLGVPYILALALWALAALSTVTVGQRFAAVHAQAKADRGREAASEPAAEPRP from the coding sequence ATGCTCAACAGAATCAGGCCCGCGCTGGGGCGCGTACTGACGCCCATCGGCCAGGCGGTCGCGCGGACCGGGGTCTCGCCCAACGCCATCACCGTGATCGGGACGGTCGGCGTGGCCGCCGGCGCGCTCGTGCTCTTCCCCCGGGGCGAGTTCTTCTGGGGCACGATGGTGATCACCGCGTTCGTGCTGTTCGACATGCTGGACGGTGCCGTCGCCCGCGTCACCGGCAAGATCTCCAAGTTCGGCGCCTTCCTGGACTCCACGATGGACCGGGTCGCCGACGCCGCGATCTTCTCCGGCCTGATGATCGGGCTCTACCGGGACGGGCAGGAGCAGCTCGCCGCGGTCGCCCTCTACTGCCTGGTGTCGGGCGTCGTGGTCTCCTACGCCAAGGCCCGCGCGGAAGGGCTCGGCTACACCTGCGACGTGGGGATCGCCGAGCGGGCCGAGCGGCTGATCGTCGCGCTGGTGGCGGCCGGGTTCGACGGCCTGGGCGTCCCGTACATCCTGGCGCTGGCCCTGTGGGCGCTGGCGGCCCTCAGCACGGTCACGGTCGGGCAGCGGTTCGCGGCCGTCCACGCCCAGGCGAAGGCCGACCGCGGCCGCGAGGCCGCCTCCGAGCCCGCGGCGGAGCCGCGCCCATGA
- a CDS encoding glycosyltransferase family 4 protein codes for MRVGIVCPYTWNVPGGVQQHIRDLAEALIALGHRVSVITPADDDAELPPYVVSAGRAVPVPYNGSVARLAFGFLSAGRVRRWINEGRFDVLHVHEPAAPSLGLLACWAADGPIVGTFHASYEKSRVVSVTAPILQSALEKITGRIAVSEAARTTLVEHLGGDAVLIPNGVATERYAMADPLPGWPGRGDGRGPDGPAGAGDGGALGFLGRMDEPRKGLPVLLRAFEILGRSRPRLRLLIAGPGDADDAVARIPPELRDRVVVLGMVSEEDKVRAYHSVDVFVAPNTGGESFGIVLAEAMSAGAPILASDIEAFDRVLLGGRAGALFPAGDHEALAAAAGDLLDDPARRKQLSAEARAAVRAYDWSSVARDVLRVYETVSERAAGHDGAGVVESGLGA; via the coding sequence ATGAGGGTCGGCATCGTCTGCCCCTACACGTGGAACGTCCCGGGGGGCGTCCAGCAGCACATCCGCGACCTGGCCGAGGCGCTGATCGCGCTCGGCCACCGGGTGTCGGTCATCACGCCCGCCGACGACGACGCCGAGCTCCCGCCCTACGTGGTCTCGGCCGGGCGCGCCGTGCCCGTCCCCTACAACGGCTCCGTCGCCCGGCTGGCGTTCGGGTTCCTGTCGGCGGGACGGGTCCGCCGCTGGATCAACGAGGGCCGGTTCGACGTCCTGCACGTCCACGAGCCCGCGGCGCCCTCGCTGGGGCTGCTGGCCTGCTGGGCGGCCGACGGGCCGATCGTCGGCACGTTCCACGCGTCCTACGAGAAGTCCCGCGTGGTGTCGGTCACCGCGCCGATCCTGCAGAGCGCCCTGGAGAAGATCACCGGGCGCATCGCGGTGTCGGAGGCGGCCCGCACCACCCTCGTCGAGCATCTCGGCGGCGACGCCGTGCTGATCCCCAACGGCGTGGCGACCGAGCGGTACGCCATGGCCGACCCGCTGCCCGGCTGGCCCGGGCGCGGCGACGGGCGCGGCCCGGACGGGCCCGCCGGCGCCGGCGACGGCGGGGCGCTGGGCTTCCTCGGCCGCATGGACGAGCCCCGCAAGGGGCTGCCCGTCCTGCTGCGCGCCTTCGAGATCCTCGGCCGGAGCCGTCCCCGCCTGCGGCTCCTGATCGCCGGGCCCGGCGACGCCGACGACGCGGTGGCGCGGATCCCGCCGGAGCTGCGCGACCGCGTCGTCGTCCTCGGCATGGTCAGCGAGGAGGACAAGGTCCGCGCCTACCACTCGGTGGACGTGTTCGTCGCCCCCAACACCGGCGGGGAGAGCTTCGGCATCGTGCTCGCCGAGGCGATGTCGGCGGGCGCCCCCATCCTGGCCAGCGACATCGAGGCGTTCGACCGGGTGCTGCTCGGCGGCCGGGCCGGGGCGCTGTTCCCGGCCGGTGACCACGAGGCCCTCGCGGCGGCCGCCGGCGACCTCCTGGACGACCCCGCGCGGCGCAAGCAGCTGTCGGCCGAGGCCCGCGCGGCCGTCCGCGCCTACGACTGGTCGTCGGTGGCCAGGGACGTGCTGAGGGTGTACGAGACCGTGTCCGAGCGGGCCGCCGGGCACGACGGCGCCGGGGTCGTCGAGTCCGGCCTCGGCGCCTAG
- a CDS encoding elongation factor G-like protein EF-G2 — MADKAGHPGAPGRAPEAGGCDKVRNVVLVGHSGAGKTTLAEALLAATGTVQRAGKVEDGTTVSDFDEVETRQQRSVNLALAPFQYGDIKVNLIDTPGYADFVGDLRAGLRAADAALFVISAVDGIDGLTRMLWEECAAVRMPRAVVITKIDQQRGDFDDVVLTCQDVFGEGVAPLYFPVSGGDGLKGLIGLLTQRCLDYSTGERTECMPDPEYLDQISEQRASLIEGIIQESEDEGLMDRYLSGEEIDVKALVADLETAVARGSFYPVLATSVPHGDHPGPVIGMQELLEVIAQGFPSPLEHGIPPVTPVKGGPPKTISCDPEGPLVAEVVKTTSDPYVGRISLVRVFSGTLRPDTVVHVSGHGMEDRGHEDHDVDERVGALTSPLGKTQRTVSSCAAGDVCAVAKLARAETGDTLSDPSAPVVMAPWSMPDPLLPVAIRARSKADEDKLSQALGRLVAEDPTLRLENNAETRQLVLWCMGEAHADVLIDRLHARYGVEVERIGLRVPLRETFGGNAKGLGRHVKQSGGHGQYGICHIDVEPLPSGEGFEFVDKIVGGVVPRQFIPSVEKGLRQQMERGVSAGYPLVDIKVTLHDGKAHSVDSSDMAFQAAGALALKDAAGSVPILLLEPVDEVAVLIADEYVGAVMSDLTSRRGRVLGSEAVPGGRTMIKAEVPQLEIIRYAIDLRSMSQGTGTFNRSFLRYEPLPSHLADKVAAESRDT; from the coding sequence ATGGCGGACAAGGCAGGCCACCCGGGAGCCCCCGGCAGGGCACCGGAGGCCGGCGGGTGCGACAAGGTGCGCAATGTCGTACTGGTCGGCCATTCGGGGGCGGGCAAGACCACGCTGGCGGAGGCGCTGCTCGCCGCGACGGGCACGGTTCAGCGGGCGGGGAAGGTGGAGGACGGCACGACCGTCAGCGACTTCGACGAGGTCGAGACGCGCCAGCAGCGCTCGGTCAACCTCGCGCTCGCGCCGTTCCAGTACGGGGACATCAAGGTCAACCTGATCGACACGCCGGGATACGCCGACTTCGTGGGCGACCTGCGGGCGGGGCTGCGCGCCGCCGACGCGGCCCTGTTCGTGATCTCGGCGGTGGACGGCATCGACGGGCTGACCCGGATGCTGTGGGAGGAGTGCGCGGCCGTCCGGATGCCGCGCGCGGTCGTCATCACCAAGATCGACCAGCAGCGCGGCGACTTCGACGACGTGGTGCTGACGTGCCAGGACGTCTTCGGCGAGGGCGTGGCCCCCCTGTACTTCCCGGTGAGCGGCGGCGACGGGCTGAAGGGCCTGATCGGGCTGCTGACCCAGCGCTGCCTCGACTACTCCACCGGCGAGCGCACCGAGTGCATGCCGGATCCGGAGTACCTGGACCAGATCTCCGAGCAGCGCGCGTCGCTGATCGAGGGGATCATCCAGGAGAGCGAGGACGAGGGCCTCATGGACCGGTACCTGTCCGGTGAGGAGATCGACGTCAAGGCGCTCGTCGCGGACCTGGAGACCGCGGTGGCGCGCGGCAGCTTCTACCCGGTGCTGGCCACGTCCGTCCCGCACGGGGACCATCCCGGCCCGGTCATCGGCATGCAGGAGCTGCTGGAGGTCATCGCGCAGGGGTTCCCGTCTCCGCTGGAGCACGGGATCCCGCCGGTGACACCGGTGAAGGGCGGGCCGCCGAAGACGATCTCCTGCGATCCGGAGGGCCCGCTGGTCGCCGAGGTCGTCAAGACCACCTCCGACCCCTATGTGGGGCGGATCTCGCTCGTCCGGGTGTTCTCCGGGACGCTGCGCCCCGACACCGTCGTGCACGTCTCCGGGCACGGCATGGAGGACCGCGGGCACGAGGACCACGACGTCGACGAGCGCGTCGGCGCCCTCACCTCGCCGCTCGGCAAGACCCAGCGGACCGTCTCGTCCTGCGCGGCGGGCGACGTCTGCGCGGTCGCCAAGCTGGCGCGCGCCGAGACCGGCGACACCCTGTCCGACCCGTCCGCGCCGGTGGTGATGGCCCCCTGGTCGATGCCGGACCCGCTGCTGCCCGTCGCGATCCGGGCCAGGTCCAAGGCGGACGAGGACAAGCTCAGCCAGGCCCTCGGGCGGCTCGTCGCCGAGGATCCGACGCTGCGGCTGGAGAACAACGCCGAGACCCGCCAGCTCGTCCTGTGGTGCATGGGCGAGGCCCACGCGGACGTGCTGATCGACCGTCTCCACGCCCGCTACGGCGTCGAGGTCGAGCGGATCGGCCTGCGGGTGCCGCTGCGGGAGACGTTCGGCGGGAACGCCAAGGGCCTCGGCCGGCACGTCAAGCAGAGCGGCGGGCACGGCCAGTACGGCATCTGCCACATCGACGTGGAGCCGCTGCCGTCCGGTGAGGGCTTCGAGTTCGTCGACAAGATCGTCGGCGGGGTGGTGCCGCGGCAGTTCATCCCCTCGGTCGAGAAGGGGCTCCGGCAGCAGATGGAGCGCGGCGTGTCGGCCGGTTACCCGCTCGTCGACATCAAGGTCACCCTGCACGACGGCAAGGCCCACTCGGTGGACTCCTCCGACATGGCCTTCCAGGCCGCGGGCGCGCTGGCGCTCAAGGACGCGGCGGGCTCGGTGCCGATCCTGCTGCTGGAGCCGGTCGACGAGGTGGCCGTGCTCATCGCCGACGAGTACGTGGGCGCGGTCATGTCCGACCTCACCTCCCGGCGCGGGCGCGTCCTCGGCTCCGAGGCCGTCCCCGGCGGCCGCACCATGATCAAGGCGGAGGTCCCCCAGCTGGAGATCATCCGCTACGCGATCGACCTGCGCTCGATGTCCCAGGGCACGGGCACCTTCAACCGCTCCTTCCTCCGCTACGAACCGCTCCCCTCCCACCTGGCGGACAAGGTCGCCGCCGAGTCCAGGGACACCTAG